Proteins encoded within one genomic window of candidate division WOR-3 bacterium:
- a CDS encoding DUF4424 domain-containing protein: protein MARPSLAVVCSLLALTTCRKPAPVSPVHFAREEITMDVRPGTLEVRGMYHFTCSAREAIVASVFYPFPLDSTHMYPDSMELRTPSADRQTPNVPEPDSELRRSALEPRTFVKQDSGVAFRMRFRPNAEDSFFAYYRQPLKANSAAYIVTTTRRWKRPIDLAQFRVTVPASFKDVKLTYKPDSFAKSDSAVTYYFTRKKFYPDRDVTVTWR, encoded by the coding sequence ATGGCCCGACCTTCTCTGGCGGTGGTATGTTCTCTCCTGGCCTTGACGACTTGTCGCAAACCCGCCCCGGTATCCCCGGTGCACTTCGCTCGGGAGGAGATAACGATGGATGTGAGGCCGGGGACACTTGAGGTGCGCGGGATGTATCACTTCACGTGCTCGGCCAGGGAAGCAATCGTGGCATCGGTCTTCTACCCGTTCCCGCTCGACTCGACCCACATGTACCCAGACTCCATGGAACTTAGAACGCCAAGCGCCGATCGCCAAACGCCAAACGTTCCGGAGCCGGATTCCGAACTTCGGCGCTCGGCACTCGAACCTCGCACTTTCGTCAAGCAGGATTCGGGCGTCGCATTCCGGATGCGGTTCAGGCCCAACGCCGAAGACTCGTTCTTCGCCTACTACCGCCAGCCGCTCAAAGCGAACTCCGCGGCCTACATCGTCACCACGACCCGCAGGTGGAAGCGGCCGATTGACCTCGCGCAGTTCCGTGTGACAGTGCCTGCGAGCTTCAAGGACGTGAAGCTGACCTACAAGCCGGACAGCTTCGCCAAGTCAGACAGCGCGGTTACCTACTACTTCACCCGCAAGAAGTTCTACCCGGACAGAGACGTCACCGTCACTTGGCGCTAG